GGCTAACGTGTTCTTTTTTTAAAGCTTCCAGTCCGGCATCGTCCATTATAACTAATATCAAGCTCGTCGATTGAACCCCTATCTGAAGTCCTACGGATATGCCGCCAATACTTAAAAACGAAGGTCCGTACCATTGGTTCGTATTCGGATCCCTCCTTAACATCAATCCCTCGCCGAATTCAGCTCCAAATACAAACCCCGCCTTTGTAACGTTAGGGAATATTGCAATACCTTTGGAATCTTTAAGCAGGTCCGTCAATCCTTCTACATCGCTTTGCCTTCCCATTTCTTGCAGCAGTTCGGTCGATAAAGTTATCCTCTGTTCGGGCGTCTTGGCCCAAGCACCAGAGCCAATAAAAACTATGGAAAGCACAGACAACAAAACAACCACAACAATTTTAAAGTTTTTATATTCAACCTTTACCATCACCTTACCTCCCTCTCCCTTTTAATATTATTTACTTTTATTGTACTACACGACAGCATCTCTATTTTCATTGTAACTACCTATCCGCATATCCGTCATATATCTGAG
The window above is part of the Acetomicrobium thermoterrenum DSM 13490 genome. Proteins encoded here:
- a CDS encoding lipid-binding SYLF domain-containing protein, translated to MVKVEYKNFKIVVVVLLSVLSIVFIGSGAWAKTPEQRITLSTELLQEMGRQSDVEGLTDLLKDSKGIAIFPNVTKAGFVFGAEFGEGLMLRRDPNTNQWYGPSFLSIGGISVGLQIGVQSTSLILVIMDDAGLEALKKEHVSLGADISVAAGPAGRRAGAATNSIYSYSIAKGAFAGVSLSGGSVDTDENANIAYWGKELTPEEILKKRATKSDVQPLVKELNKLMAMAKK